The region GGGAAGTCCCACTAAGCCCAACCATACTTAGAACAATCCATATACCACGCATTTGTATACCCCAGCAGCCCGAGCATACATCGACATTCTGcatgttgattctaagtgttggcagcaattttggtaaaacaaagagtattcacaagatgtcatgtgtgatgtcttaacataagatatcctatgtacctgctggagttaaagaacatgtgcaagcaggattgtttcagaatgccacttacaatgctaaggcgtttgatattggatgtacctgctggagcttaattGGAAGACATGctcatgcaggattgtttcagatgacatacacaatgtcatggtatctgatatggttgtacctgctataaaaggaaattggattatgcaggattttttcagatgtcagacccgatgtcatgacatcctgtacacagaacattcagtatgaatgtctggtgttttgtgattgcacaattaatggcaatcattggttgattgaagatatggctagctggcgcattctttcagggatttcaaccagatttgtttattttccaaggagatctttacagctgatatgaaaagatttgattggaaaatatatttagggttttcaaactgtccaatgtttctataaaaagggactcagaaaacctgtttgaacacacaaccaagactgagcgaaatttagagagagagctagggtttgtgtctgtaggtcattcaagtcatccattgatgattgaattggactgatttgtcttcttgatcaaagctttgaagcaagatcaagagtgtgtcttcttgattgaaactgtgaagtaaaatcaagagtttgtaattgaaaagtattttcttttcacaagggattgttgtttaaaatcacgggtgtgtgattgtaagggaagtgagtgggttctcatatctaagagtgcttaggtagaaattgcacgggtagagattaggtgagaaagactataacttgttgaagtgtgcggatagtctttgaactaattctattatagtgaatttccttcctggcttggtagcccccagacgtaggtgagttgcaccgaactgggttaacaattgctcgtgttatttaccattctgtttttgtttatccattgtttataaccagatatcagtgtcgtaacattaccttcaacatcttatatctgataACAGAATTTCACTGCATATATGATATTACATCATAGTATACTCTTCATAATGGGGCATGCATGTTTAGCGTAAGTTGGATTCAATCCTTTCTCTTCGAGAAAGGATCCCCGTGAACAACCCCATAAGGATTCCCCAAAGTATCTCCTTTTTATTTGTCTTTTGAAAATATTATTGGCCCTCTATCGGTACCTTGCCTTTCGCAAGTCCCCTATTCTCTTTACATGGGAAAACCCCATTTTGCCTTTTACGAGTCTCCTTGCTACCTTTTGCATGAGAGGGTTTACTTTTATCAAAGATTTCTATGTTGATAAAAAATGAGAGATTGGATGATTGACCTATTCTCTTATTGTTTGTCTTAAAAAACCTGATGTAGGTTTGGGAAGTCCTGAGTGGTATCCATATTTCGAAAATTTCATCCCCGCCGTTGTGCCTGAGGGATATAATGAGGTTTTCGTGCCTACCGCAAATTTTCCTCTACCTTGTGTATGATAACCACCATATCTATTCACTTTCCCTTTGCAAATTTCCCCTTGCCTTTGTCCTGGGAAGTTCCATTGCCTTTTGCATAAGAAGTATTTCCATCTACTTACCGTTTGTAACTTCCCTCTTGCCTTTTACAAGCCTCCTTGTTGCCTTTTGCACGAGAGAAGTCACCTTTGTCAACTTTGCATGTTAAGCAAAAATGAGAGATTAGACGATTTACGTATTCTCTTATCTTAAAACACCAGACGTAGGTTTGGCAAGTCTCGAGTGGTATCCATATTTCCAAAAACTTCATCCATGCCGTTGTGCCTGAGGGATATAATGAGGTTTTCGTACCTACTACAAAGTCCCCTCTACCTTGGGCACGAGGATTATCAAGTCATCTTTACACCTACCTCTTGCAATTACCCCTGTGCCTTTTGCACACTTTCAGAATTCAAATCTTCCCAACAGTTACTAGGGGTTGACACTTTCAAAATTCAAACCTTCtcagtcgttgctagggattgacaatttcaaaattcaaaccttcccagccgttgctagggattgccatcatcaaaattcaaaccttcccagccgttgaTAGGGATTGAcaatttcaaaattcaaaccttcccagccgttgctagggattgacactttaaaaattcaaaccttcccagccgttgctaggggttgacattttcaaatttaaaacctccccagccgttgctagggatttacatctttagatttcaggtatttCTAGCTATTTCTAGGAAGCGccactgaactaaaacctccccagtcgttgctagggacttacatctttagatttcaagtattccagccattgctaagaagcgtcactgaactaaaacctccctagtCATTGCTAGGGATCTACATCTTTAGAATTAAGGTATTCCCAACTATTTCTAGGAAGCGGCACTGAACTATAACCTCCCCAATCATTGCTAGGGACTTACgtctttagatttcaggtattcccaactgttgctaggaagcgtcactgaactaaaacctcctCAGTCGTTTCTATGGAtctacatctttagatttcaggtattccagccattgctaggaagcgtcactgaactaaaacctcctCAGTCGTTGCTAAGGatttacatctttagatttcaggtattcccagctattgctaggaagcgtcactaaactaaaacctccccatccgttgctagggatttacatctttagatttcaggtattcccAGCTATTGCTAGGAAGCatcactgaactaaaacctccctagctgttgctagggatctacatctttagatttcaggtattccaaCCGTTGCTAGGAAGtgtcactgaactaaaacctccccagTCGTTGATAGGGATTTACATATTTAGATTTAGGTATTCCCAGTtgttgctaggaagcgtcactgaactaaaacctccacagtcattgctaggaatcatcactgaactaaaacctccacagccgttgctagggatttacatctttagatttcaggtattcccAGCTGTTGCTAGGAAacgtcactgaactaaaacctcctCATCCATTGCTAGGAATCATCACGGAACTAAAATCTTCCCAAATATTGCTAGGGATTTTCACCATCTTTTACATAAGAAACTTATCCCCAACGAAGTCATATTCCCTCTCATCTTTCTTCTTAACATTTTGTCATGAAGCTTTTCTCTTTATTTTCCATTTGAAGAGATACTTATGTTACACACCAtaacatgcattgcatatcatacacatcatGACATAACCATCATACAGCTGACCCATGTTCTCCCCACATAATACCATAAACAATCCTCAACAGATGatttcatatcaaatttattttccaTCCCATGAACAACCTTCACAAATACCCACCACTTCATATCACATTCATTCATTCCCAGTAGGGCAAATTTTTGGATAATTTTTGTATTTAACCTTGTCTTACCTTAGATGTGTGGAAGCtcatatcaaatttattttccaTCCCATGAACAACCTTCACAAATACCCATCACTTAATATCACATTCATTCATCCCCAGTAGGGAATTTTTTTGGATAATTTTTGTATTTAATCCCGTCTTACCTTGGATGTGTGGAAGCTGTTTCTATCTAAACATTCAGgttcgagaagattaaataggggcaactgtcataccccaaaattcaccctaccccgatacaaCTTTCATTTGATCCATGGCCCTTCTGCACATGCATGCAttcattatttcatcatcataatttcattgaactttcataaccaaatacatattaCACAGACTCAAGGCATGTTGTTTACACCTAGGAAAAACTAGGGTTATCCGGTTAAAGTTCTGGAGGAAAAAACTAACGAAGTAAGGGAAAAATCAaattttggactgtgtaatcaATTACGCTAATCatggtaatcggttacacagaCAAAATTGATTTCCAGGCCATTTTGGATGGTGTAATCGATTATCCcaatcatggtaatcgattacacctgcgcagacAACAACAGTAACTCTGTTTTTTCACCACAAAGTGATTTTAtttcacccacttcaaccccttcgcttcctctataaatagagaaCTATCCCCCCTTATTTTTCAATCTTGAAAGCCATTAAACCTATtccaaaatcacattcaagctcccccttttcaacctaaaccctaactcacccaaaccctcttttctACTTTGGaccacccaaccaccatgtaaaaatccaccatctccacacaacaaaaacaatagcaaacttgtaaccttcacttacataatcattcaccaccaccatataaacaTACAACTTCATTCTCTTCCATTTTTCTACCACAACAACCATAgccaccctcttccaagctttttgttcattctcaaacccaaacacaacaagactagttttgacaccacaatcttggtaatattttggactcaaacttCTTGActttttttggttttgttttgtgtttggaaatggggttttactcttgggttgtgtTTTGAGAGGGATTTGAGTCATGTGGATTTTGTTGAGTTTACACTCTTTTTTGGGATTTTTCGCTCTTACTACTTTTATCCACCATCTTTAATCAAACTTTATATTTTGTTTCATTTtctatttattgttgacttgttttaacattagtttggttgatgagatctattagatcatgaccatggttatttagagttgataaaaccttcaatgtttcaaacctattaatgattgatcaataaatccttcatgatactttgaggcattgataggttgcctatatttcaaccatatttgggttatttgatgcatagatgaaaccattttctttacattaacttgttattctatttgcttattgttattctactaaccactaactcctaacatttacattattgcactttacttccttgcaatttattttattgttcactttatttcaagtactttatgtttatgtttattgttatctaaTCATATCAattacattatgctaatttatttactctTTACTACCTTGCTAAATAAAAAGAAgtaaaaaaacaaaagaaagagaacaaatcataatttattaaaatattgatagatggacttagggttgcataactttctttgttacaaatctattgtttgtttattttttaaccatcttcaatactttgcatcgATGATAAGCTATCtcttaatgtgtcatattttgagtctttttgacctatgaaaaatagtcctcaagatgttcattttgtatatattactaaccactaattatacttcactaactttgtttatcattaacctttgcTATTGTGATTTTGGTACTACTAACTTGTTATTTATTCAAATGTCATTTATATCCACTAACAATTATCATTGTGATATTGTAAttctttatcttgtaatttacttttatgtcattaccttataatttacattcaagtacacattaccatcatcattgtacaaactcatcatgcatatttatttacttgttatttattttattgtcatcatacattaaaaacaacaaaaatatgataagatgataagaccaaaaatattcattccactcttaatcaacttggacttagaggatctcatcttaggacctttgcttggaggcattcctttactctttgtgatactttgtaaatgttggatttttatctgtaacttacattcatgttgtaagaatggcatcatgacaccatcttagggggacatgtttgtaagaccattatcctttatttagcataggtcacttttgcacacacaatgctttctcttgggctaccttacaatgagaccctttattttcttgttggttactttgcattcatgttgcataagccaagTTTCgtaatcaaataaaccaaacccttgattcaacgtcaagtggcattttcataatcaaattcaaaatacaataaaattacGATTATGATTGTgcgtcacgagccttaagtggtggagaatgagtaagaaaGGAGCATTCCTACCCCCACTCTGATTATTTTagacgcaagacgcttggcttgcTGTTTAGAGTAATCgcctccgcccatagactttagtgcaatataatcacaaacattcatttcataaaacccttattcaaggtaaaaagaatacaactcatcaaactcatttttgtgccttagggcatcatcccgaaaacccttttctcaaaggtaaaatcaactaacacaaaaacattttctactccgaactacggagctctgattcctcatcctcgaatgagtgatacgtaggcacaaaggccgcaatccttggcgagcactataataataaaacaccctctctttcacacacattcttttgaaaataaaattatGATAGATAAGtccccatgtatgtaaaacaacccaaatggtttccatggagtaccatggacgtgagggatgctaataccttccccttgcgtaaccgacttccgaatccaaatctcggttgcgagaccgattccttattctcttttagcgcttcccaTGCGCGTCTCCTTTCtaagggttttatcgactatttcccctctcctctccgatagaggtaaactaaataaaattcggtggcaactcttttgactttgcctctctttggcatctctttagtcccggtttcgttatcgtgaaagCCCGGTAGCGACATTAACACCGACTTCAATCATcgttgtcatcatcaaaacttcaaatttCAACATTATACCTACAAGCACATATATCCATATTATGTATTATTCTCTAATTTTCTTCTCTTCTTTGTGGTTTGCTAGGTCAACAAAACTCTTGAAAAGGTGCAACCTATAGATGTTTTACCAGGGCCCCCATAATGGGCGTCAATCATGCTTGTTGTGAGTACAATTGTATATATCTTGCTCGAGATAAACCAAGAAAATTTTGTGTGTTAGTGATTTCTAAAGATGTGATGCTTAGCCCAACCTTAGAAGTTGATATATATAACCCTTCATGACCTAGCAAAACATGTAGAGCGAGACTACTTTCTCGTCTTTGACTCATGTGGCCCTGCTCCATCAGGGAACATGGTATGTGTGAGTTATTTCGGAGGATCTCTCAAGAGTGGAGAGGTCGCCAACATGCCTAGCACGTGTCCATATTGTCGAACCTTATTTTTGTCCTACTTATACCAGAATATCAATGACGATTCACATTCTCCAAGCACGAAGCTTGTAAAGACGAAGTGGTTAAGAAGGAAGATAACGGTCCAAAACCTATCAAACACGAGATCTATTAGAACAAAGTGGTTAAGAAAAAGATAAGGTCAATGTATAAGccaaaatttgaaaaaaaaaaagaattttttttgtttaaattATACTTACTATGATTAAATTTTTCACTCACATTTTGAATGGATTCGGAGATTGGACCTGAATATATTGAATTAAATTGGTTGTTCGACCCTAATGACATCAACACATGATTTATACAAAAGTGTTTGTAATATgtaaaataaattttatatataaataGAAGATAAATGGATAATAAGTTGTGTTGTTATCttttttaaatgaaaaaattAATCCTCTTAAAAACTATATTTATTGATCTAGAAAATATAATACTGATATACATGAGTCTTTGAATTTTTTATAAAAGAGTCACCAGCTCTAATattaaaaaatcaaaaatataaaaGAAGAATGTTGATTATCTTAACACAATTTCTAATATATGATAACTTTATTTGAAGCGCATCTGAGGTTTGAGGATTATATGTGCTAGAATAAAACCTCTCGTTATGAGTTTCAAAAGAGAAACCTCGATCAAGTTCATAGTAAATATTTCCTCCGTATACCAGGACATACGGTACGGATTCTCGTAAATGTAACACTCAGAGAGAGCTGCAGTAACACTTAacttaatttatttatttttacaaAACATTTAAAATAACAAACTTCCATACAAAAAAAAGTTAGAAACCAGCACTTAAAGATTACATAACCGCCACATATATACAGAACCAAACACAAAGTATACACAGATATGCATATAGGAAATAAAAGAATCCAAGTTGAAGTAAGTAGTCATCACTTATACAAATAACGTGTCTACCTTTCAACATTTCACAAACCAGGTGTCTCATTTCCACATACACCTTCCATCCATTCAACCTCTATTTGTCTCTTATAAACATACTCAAACTCCACACTTTTGAAGAATCTTCTTGATTGTCTAAAAGAGTCTAAACAATATAAAAATATTCTCAGTCACACCCTCAaaagtgaaagaaaaaaaaaaggaggATTTAACCATTAATGGCAACCAGAAGATATGAGTTTGGAAGAATGGATGAAGCAAACCATCCAGACTCCATAAGAGCAACCGTAGCTGAATTCTTCTCCACTTGCATCTTTGTCTTTGCTGGAGAAGGCTCCGCCCTTGCTCTAAGTTCGTACAATATACTATAAATTATCTCTCTAAATTCTAATATCAATATGAATACGTAGCTTAGTTTGTGTGGTTAATTGGTTTCATTGCAGGGAAGATATATAGGGATGAAGGTGCATCATCAGGTGAACTAGTGGTACTTGCACTAGCACATGCTTTCTCACTATTTGCCGCTATTTCTGCTAGCATGCATGTATCAGGTGGCCATGTGAATCCTGCTGTCACTTTTGGTGCTCTTATTGGTGGTAGAATCTCAGTTCTTAAAGCTGTTTATTACTGGATTGCTCAGCTTCTTGGTTCTGTTGTAGCTTCTCTCTTATTGAGGCTTGTCACTAACAACATGGTATAATATAACAACACTACTCAATTCCACTTTATATATATACTTTGTTATTTTCAATCCATCATCTCCAGAAACATGACACAGACACCAGAAACATGACACTCTGATAACTAACTATTGTATTGTGTTTGCCTGTTACGTTACAGAGACCACAGGCCTTCAATCTGGCGATAAATGTTGGTGCTGGGCACGGGCTACTACTTGAGATTGCGATGACATTCGGTTTAATGTATGTTGTATATGCTACTGCCATTGATCCCAAAAGAGGCATCATTGGCTCAATTGCACCCTTAGCAATTGGACTTGTTGTTGGAGCAAATGTTCTAGCTGGTGGGCCATTTGATGGTGCATGCATGAACCCTGCTCGGGCTTTTGGGCCTGCTTTGGTGGGCTGGAGATGGGATTACCATTGGATTTTCTGGGCGGGTCCATTGATTGGAGCAGCAATAGCAGCAGTTATATATGAATATATTATGGTTCCAACCGTTCCTTCTTCTCAGACTCATCCTCAACATCAACCTTTGGTTGCTGAAGATTACTAGTTACtttaaattatatattatatgtGTTTTGTGAAATGTATGTATGTAAAATTCTACTCTTTTCTTTTCAAAATTTCGTATGTTGTTTTAGCTTATGAAATGTCCATGGTACGTTCTATTGAATAAAATTGAATAAAGTGTGAGCCTTTATCACTCTaaaatttgtatttttttaaaataatgataaGGTTAGATGAGTTGAATTCCGTTTAATTTAATGATATGTTTAGTTTAGTAACATTTTCCGTATACGTATACGTATACGTGTGAATCTCTTTTTATGTGGGATTGTTGTTCCTATCAAGTTTCAATATCTTTTAGGCTATTATAGTGACTTTAACTTAAACTCGTTGAAATATATCTTCTCATCATTCCTCAATAGATTAATATGGACGTTACACTCTGTTTCGTTTTTGGAAATGCATTTCTGAATAAATCCTTGAAATCATTTTTTCACAACATATGGTGGATTCGGATGTACATTTTTGGACATAAAATATGGTTTAGAAACAAAACCTGTCTTAGAAACTTAATCTTGTCTCAGGGATATTCTGGAGACGTACT is a window of Lathyrus oleraceus cultivar Zhongwan6 chromosome 6, CAAS_Psat_ZW6_1.0, whole genome shotgun sequence DNA encoding:
- the LOC127093085 gene encoding probable aquaporin TIP-type alpha — its product is MATRRYEFGRMDEANHPDSIRATVAEFFSTCIFVFAGEGSALALRKIYRDEGASSGELVVLALAHAFSLFAAISASMHVSGGHVNPAVTFGALIGGRISVLKAVYYWIAQLLGSVVASLLLRLVTNNMRPQAFNLAINVGAGHGLLLEIAMTFGLMYVVYATAIDPKRGIIGSIAPLAIGLVVGANVLAGGPFDGACMNPARAFGPALVGWRWDYHWIFWAGPLIGAAIAAVIYEYIMVPTVPSSQTHPQHQPLVAEDY